The genomic DNA TAAAGTGGGAAAAATacaaacacatatatatattatattatatatatatatatatatatattatatatcacatttgtgtaatatttttttccaataatatgaattaataaTTCAGGGCTATTTACGAtcataatacatataatctAAGAAGAGGGCAAATGCTAAGAGCATCATTTTCCATTCAGGGTTTTGAACTTGTTCAAAGTCCAATGTATAATTATCAATATCACGTTTAACAAATTTGAGAAAAGGTACTTCTTTACGTAGGTGAgcaattttttcttttgaattTGCATCACGTAAAAAAAAGTTACTGTATTTAAATGGGCCCCATGGACAAGGGAATAAGATACTCATTTGGCAACAAGTATCATccatatacataattttattattagaagaatcaaataaattaaaattataagagCAACACTTATATGGAGCTTTAATAGTTCCAATAagttctttattattattatttgaaaaatcaTACATTCTTATGGTAGGTCTATTAAAACAAAGAAAAGTACAGGTACAATCTTTTTCCATTAAAATGTCTGGTTTACTTAT from Plasmodium sp. gorilla clade G2 genome assembly, chromosome: 10 includes the following:
- a CDS encoding phospholipid scramblase, putative produces the protein MEQKNIHMQPNINYTYRNPNMYNMNYNNPIVPPPQQQMQLFVNDWKSILSPIQNCKIKQQFDDREFVADYFMGFKLDFNNKYLILDASTELMKFTACEKSEFCYRNCLPKICIPMNMKILSYGKEISKPDILMEKDCTCTFLCFNRPTIRMYDFSNNNNKELIGTIKAPYKCCSYNFNLFDSSNNKIMYMDDTCCQMSILFPCPWGPFKYSNFFLRDANSKEKIAHLRKEVPFLKFVKRDIDNYTLDFEQVQNPEWKMMLLAFALFLDYMYYDRK